The following coding sequences are from one Enterococcus sp. 4G2_DIV0659 window:
- a CDS encoding response regulator transcription factor, producing MSNILIIEDEKNLARFVELELKHEGYTTEVHYNGRTGLEAALNNDWDAILLDLMLPELNGLEVCRRVRQVKNTPIIMMTARDSVIDRVSGLDHGADDYIVKPFAIEELLARLRALLRRIDIEGDKNVAKQTTITYRDLTIEKENRVVRRNSEMIELTKREYELLLTLMENVNVVLARDVLLNKVWGYETEVETNVVDVYIRYLRNKIDVPGEESYIQTVRGTGYVMRS from the coding sequence ATGAGTAATATTCTAATTATTGAAGATGAAAAAAACTTAGCGCGTTTTGTAGAACTGGAACTGAAGCATGAGGGCTATACAACGGAAGTTCACTACAATGGACGTACTGGTTTAGAAGCGGCTTTAAATAATGATTGGGATGCTATCCTTTTAGATTTGATGTTGCCAGAATTAAACGGGCTTGAGGTTTGTCGCCGTGTGCGTCAAGTGAAAAACACACCAATTATCATGATGACTGCAAGAGATTCAGTGATCGATCGAGTATCTGGTTTAGATCACGGAGCAGACGATTATATTGTAAAACCATTTGCCATTGAAGAGCTACTTGCGCGTTTGCGTGCGTTACTTCGCCGAATTGATATCGAAGGTGATAAAAATGTAGCAAAGCAAACAACAATTACGTATCGTGATTTAACGATTGAAAAAGAAAATCGTGTCGTGCGTCGCAATTCTGAGATGATCGAATTAACGAAACGTGAGTATGAATTGTTATTAACATTGATGGAAAATGTTAATGTTGTTTTAGCCCGTGATGTACTCTTAAATAAAGTATGGGGATATGAGACAGAAGTTGAAACGAATGTCGTTGATGTTTATATTCGGTACCTACGTAACAAAATTGATGTTCCGGGTGAGGAAAGTTACATCCAAACAGTTCGTGGAACAGGCTATGTGATGCGCTCGTGA
- the gndA gene encoding NADP-dependent phosphogluconate dehydrogenase: protein MTKQQFGVVGMAVMGKNLALNIESRGYSVALFNRTGSKTTDVVEEHPDKNFKATYTIEEFVDSIEKPRRIMLMVQAGFATDATIQELLPHLDKGDILIDGGNTFFKDTIRRNEELANSGINFIGTGVSGGEEGALKGPSIMPGGQKEAYELVAPILEKISAKAEDGEPCVTYIGPNGAGHYVKMVHNGIEYGDMQLIAESYDLMKNILGISVDEMAEIFKEWNQGELDSYLVEITADILTRKDDEGTGKPIVDVIMDAAGNKGTGKWTSQSALDLGVPLPLITESVFARFISAYKDERVKASKVLAKPATIEYQGDKKELIEKIREALYFSKIMSYAQGFAQLRVASEDYEWDLPFGQIAKIWRAGCIIRAQFLQKITDAYDKNPTIENLLLDDYFIDITKKYQQSVRDVVSIAVQAGVPVPTFASAIAYYDSYRSERLPANIIQAQRDYFGAHTYQRVDKEGTYHYSWYHEE from the coding sequence ATGACAAAACAGCAATTTGGCGTAGTCGGAATGGCCGTAATGGGAAAAAATTTAGCATTGAATATTGAAAGCAGAGGATACTCAGTTGCTTTATTCAATCGTACAGGTTCAAAAACAACGGATGTGGTTGAAGAGCATCCAGATAAAAATTTTAAAGCGACTTACACAATTGAAGAGTTTGTAGACTCTATTGAAAAACCACGTCGTATCATGCTGATGGTTCAAGCGGGTTTTGCGACAGATGCGACAATACAAGAATTATTGCCTCATTTGGACAAAGGGGATATTTTGATTGACGGAGGAAATACGTTCTTCAAAGATACAATCCGCCGAAATGAAGAATTGGCTAATTCAGGAATCAACTTTATCGGGACTGGTGTTTCAGGCGGTGAAGAAGGAGCTTTGAAAGGGCCTTCTATTATGCCAGGAGGACAAAAAGAAGCCTACGAATTAGTTGCACCGATATTAGAAAAAATCTCAGCTAAAGCTGAAGATGGTGAACCATGTGTTACTTACATCGGTCCCAATGGTGCGGGTCATTACGTTAAGATGGTTCATAATGGAATAGAGTACGGTGATATGCAGTTAATTGCAGAGTCTTATGATTTAATGAAAAACATTCTAGGTATTTCTGTTGATGAAATGGCAGAGATTTTCAAAGAATGGAATCAAGGTGAGTTAGACAGTTACCTTGTAGAAATCACAGCGGATATCTTAACGCGCAAAGATGACGAAGGAACAGGTAAACCAATCGTTGATGTGATTATGGATGCTGCCGGAAATAAAGGAACAGGGAAATGGACTAGCCAAAGTGCGTTAGACTTAGGTGTACCACTTCCATTGATTACAGAGTCTGTTTTCGCTCGTTTTATTTCTGCTTACAAGGATGAGCGTGTCAAAGCAAGTAAAGTGTTAGCCAAACCAGCTACCATCGAATATCAAGGGGATAAAAAAGAATTGATCGAAAAAATCCGTGAAGCTCTTTACTTTAGTAAAATCATGAGCTATGCACAAGGATTCGCTCAATTACGTGTCGCTTCAGAAGATTATGAGTGGGATTTGCCATTTGGTCAAATTGCTAAAATATGGCGTGCAGGCTGTATTATTCGCGCGCAATTCTTACAAAAAATCACCGATGCATACGATAAAAACCCAACAATTGAGAATCTGTTATTGGACGACTATTTTATTGATATTACAAAAAAATATCAACAATCTGTTCGCGATGTTGTATCAATCGCTGTTCAAGCAGGTGTTCCGGTTCCAACATTTGCTTCAGCTATTGCTTATTATGATTCTTATCGTTCAGAACGTTTGCCAGCAAATATTATCCAAGCGCAAAGAGATTACTTTGGCGCTCATACGTATCAGCGTGTAGATAAAGAAGGTACGTATCATTACAGTTGGTATCACGAAGAATAA
- the rpmF gene encoding 50S ribosomal protein L32: MAVPARRTSKAKKGKRRTHYKLTIKGLNACSNCGEMRKSHHVCPACGHYDGKDVVSKEA, from the coding sequence ATGGCAGTACCAGCTAGAAGAACTTCTAAAGCTAAAAAAGGCAAACGTCGTACTCACTACAAATTAACAATCAAAGGTTTGAATGCATGTTCAAACTGTGGTGAAATGAGAAAAAGCCATCACGTATGTCCAGCATGTGGTCATTATGATGGAAAAGACGTAGTCTCTAAAGAAGCATAA
- a CDS encoding YceD family protein, which translates to MKWSLLELNKYKDKPCEFSETLDLKASLMKRDDQILDVSPVKTVGMLTLGNDEYLLHYRIDVILTVPSSRSLTPVALTMTIDVDEVFMTAEQYQNKDERLADEEIILLEKPTIDLDESVEDNILLAIPIQVLSEEEQTSHEMPKGNDWEVLSEDDYLEKRQEEAQQTMDPRLAKLSELFSESTDEDDKQ; encoded by the coding sequence ATGAAATGGTCTTTACTAGAACTAAACAAATACAAAGACAAACCATGTGAATTTTCAGAGACACTTGATTTAAAGGCGTCCTTGATGAAAAGAGATGATCAGATTCTGGATGTTAGTCCTGTTAAAACTGTCGGGATGTTAACACTAGGAAATGATGAGTATTTGCTTCATTATAGAATTGATGTTATTCTAACAGTTCCATCTTCACGTTCTTTAACACCTGTTGCACTTACGATGACAATCGATGTTGATGAAGTTTTTATGACTGCTGAACAATATCAAAACAAAGATGAACGCTTGGCTGATGAAGAAATCATTTTATTGGAAAAACCAACAATTGATTTAGATGAGTCAGTCGAAGATAACATTCTTTTAGCAATTCCGATACAAGTATTATCAGAAGAAGAACAAACAAGTCATGAGATGCCTAAGGGTAATGACTGGGAAGTTCTATCAGAAGATGATTACTTAGAGAAAAGACAAGAAGAAGCACAACAAACTATGGATCCTCGTCTTGCTAAATTATCCGAGTTATTCAGTGAATCTACTGATGAAGACGATAAGCAGTAG
- a CDS encoding ABC transporter ATP-binding protein: protein MNAFDFENVSFIRDKKTLLNNVNWRVKSSENWAILGLNGAGKTLLLQLICGYLWPSKGRLEVLDQVFGQASIPELQRRIGWVSTALQYRMKNWETAEKIVLSGKFASIGLYQEYSKEELEQAKTILKNAGGESLIGKKYEVLSQGERQLVLISRALMANPELLILDEPCNGLDLFAREELLAQIQQIAMQKNHPTLLYVTHHTEEILPCFDHLMLLKDGEIFAKGGQKELFTEKKLTDFYAESIQIIPLKNERFAVYPR, encoded by the coding sequence ATGAATGCATTTGATTTTGAAAATGTCTCTTTTATTCGGGATAAAAAGACGTTGTTAAATAACGTAAATTGGCGCGTAAAGTCATCGGAAAATTGGGCGATACTTGGGCTAAATGGTGCAGGGAAAACATTACTTTTACAATTAATTTGTGGTTATTTGTGGCCTTCAAAAGGGCGTTTAGAGGTGTTGGATCAAGTATTTGGACAAGCCTCCATACCTGAATTACAGCGAAGAATCGGCTGGGTCAGCACCGCTTTACAGTATCGTATGAAAAATTGGGAAACAGCTGAAAAAATTGTTCTTTCTGGTAAATTTGCAAGCATTGGTCTTTATCAAGAGTATTCTAAAGAAGAACTAGAGCAAGCAAAAACTATTTTGAAAAATGCTGGCGGTGAATCATTAATCGGTAAAAAGTATGAGGTTTTGTCACAAGGAGAACGCCAGCTTGTTTTGATTTCCAGGGCTTTGATGGCGAACCCTGAATTATTGATCTTAGATGAACCTTGTAACGGTTTGGATTTATTTGCTAGAGAAGAGTTATTGGCACAAATCCAACAAATCGCAATGCAAAAAAATCATCCAACCTTGCTTTATGTGACTCACCATACAGAAGAAATCCTTCCTTGTTTTGATCATTTGATGTTATTAAAAGATGGAGAAATTTTTGCCAAAGGTGGGCAAAAAGAGTTATTTACTGAAAAAAAATTAACTGATTTTTACGCTGAGTCAATTCAAATTATTCCTTTAAAAAATGAACGTTTTGCCGTATATCCTAGATAG
- the adhP gene encoding alcohol dehydrogenase AdhP gives MKAAVVSKENNGKVEIKEVAIRPLEAGEALVDVEYCGVCHTDLHVAHGDFGEVPGRVIGHEGIGIVKEIAPGVESLKVGDRVSIAWFFEGCGTCEYCITGRETFCRQVKNAGFSVDGAMAEQCIVKADYAVKVPEGLDPAQASSISCAGVTCYKAIKVSDVKPGQWVAIYGIGGLGNLAIQYAKNVFNAKVIAIDINDDKLTFAKELGADLVCNPLKDGDAGEWIQKHVGGAHAAVVTAVSKVAFNQAVNSVRAAGKVVAVGLPPETMDLEIVKTVLDGIQIVGSLVGTRKDLEEAFQFGAEGKVVPVVETRCLHEVNDIFEEMEQGKIKGRMVVDMKK, from the coding sequence ATGAAAGCAGCTGTTGTAAGTAAAGAAAATAATGGAAAAGTAGAAATCAAAGAAGTAGCGATTCGACCACTAGAAGCTGGCGAAGCTTTAGTAGATGTAGAATATTGTGGTGTTTGTCACACAGATTTACATGTAGCTCATGGCGATTTTGGCGAAGTGCCTGGTCGTGTAATCGGACATGAAGGGATCGGAATCGTGAAAGAAATCGCTCCCGGTGTTGAAAGTCTAAAAGTTGGCGATCGTGTGAGTATTGCTTGGTTTTTTGAAGGGTGTGGAACGTGTGAGTATTGTATCACAGGACGTGAAACATTCTGTCGTCAAGTAAAAAATGCTGGTTTCTCTGTAGATGGTGCAATGGCAGAACAATGTATTGTCAAAGCTGATTACGCTGTAAAAGTACCAGAAGGTTTGGATCCAGCCCAAGCAAGTAGTATTTCATGTGCTGGGGTGACGTGTTATAAAGCAATCAAAGTTTCTGATGTAAAACCTGGACAATGGGTAGCAATCTACGGGATTGGCGGACTAGGAAACCTAGCGATTCAATACGCTAAAAATGTTTTCAATGCGAAAGTAATTGCAATTGATATAAATGATGATAAATTGACATTTGCCAAAGAGCTTGGTGCAGACCTAGTGTGCAACCCATTAAAAGATGGCGATGCAGGAGAATGGATTCAAAAACACGTTGGAGGCGCACATGCAGCTGTTGTTACAGCCGTTTCAAAAGTTGCCTTCAATCAAGCGGTTAATTCAGTTCGTGCGGCAGGTAAAGTGGTAGCAGTTGGACTTCCGCCAGAAACAATGGACTTGGAAATTGTGAAAACAGTACTTGACGGTATTCAGATTGTTGGTTCTCTAGTTGGTACACGTAAAGATTTAGAAGAAGCATTCCAATTTGGTGCAGAAGGCAAAGTAGTTCCGGTTGTTGAAACACGTTGTCTACATGAAGTCAATGACATATTTGAAGAAATGGAACAAGGCAAAATCAAAGGTAGAATGGTCGTTGACATGAAGAAATAG
- the pyk gene encoding pyruvate kinase, with product MKKTKIVCTIGPASESIDMLVNLMNAGMNVCRLNFSHGDFEEHGNRIKNIREAAKITGKRVAILLDTKGPEIRTNEMENGAITLRTGDSVRLSMTEVLGTNEKFSITYPELINDVNVGSHILLDDGLIDLEVTDIDRNANEIVTEVKNEGVLKNKKGVNVPGVSVNLPGITDKDAADIRFGIEQGVDFIAASFVRRATDVLEITKILEEQDATHIQIIPKIENQEGIDNIDEILKVSDGLMVARGDMGVEIPTEDVPVVQKELIKKCNALGKPVITATQMLDSMQRNPRPTRAEANDVANAIYDGTDAVMLSGETAAGDYPLEAVQTMARIAVRTEEALINQDSFALKLYSKTDMTEAIGQSVGHTARNLGIQTIVAATESGHTARMISKYRPKSHIVAITFSEQKARSLSLSWGVYATVAEKPASTDEMFNLATHTAQEEGFASEGDLIIITAGVPVGEKGTTNLMKIQMIGSKLVQGQGIGEASVIAKAVVANTAEEAVANATEGSILVVKTTDKDYMPAIDKAIALVVEEGGLTSHAAVVAIAKDIPVIVGAADATNLIANDELITVDPRRGIVYRGATTAI from the coding sequence ATGAAAAAAACGAAAATCGTATGTACGATCGGACCAGCTAGTGAATCGATTGATATGCTAGTAAACTTAATGAATGCGGGGATGAATGTTTGCCGTTTGAACTTCTCACATGGTGACTTTGAAGAACATGGAAACCGCATCAAAAATATCCGTGAGGCTGCAAAAATCACAGGAAAACGTGTGGCAATCTTACTTGATACAAAAGGGCCTGAAATCCGTACGAACGAAATGGAAAATGGTGCAATCACTTTAAGAACAGGTGATTCAGTACGCCTTTCTATGACGGAAGTTTTAGGAACAAACGAAAAATTCTCAATTACTTATCCAGAATTAATTAACGATGTAAACGTTGGTTCTCATATTCTTTTAGATGATGGATTAATTGACTTAGAAGTAACGGATATCGATCGCAATGCAAACGAAATCGTTACAGAAGTGAAAAACGAAGGCGTATTAAAAAATAAAAAAGGCGTGAATGTACCAGGTGTTTCTGTAAATCTTCCTGGAATCACAGATAAAGATGCTGCTGACATCCGTTTTGGTATTGAACAAGGTGTTGACTTCATTGCAGCAAGTTTCGTTCGTCGTGCGACTGACGTTTTAGAAATTACTAAAATTTTGGAAGAACAAGATGCGACACATATCCAAATCATTCCTAAAATCGAAAACCAAGAAGGGATCGACAATATTGACGAAATCCTAAAAGTTTCTGACGGTTTGATGGTTGCCCGTGGTGATATGGGTGTTGAAATTCCAACAGAAGACGTTCCTGTTGTTCAAAAAGAATTAATCAAAAAATGTAATGCATTAGGTAAACCAGTTATCACTGCAACTCAAATGTTAGATTCTATGCAACGTAACCCACGTCCAACACGTGCAGAAGCCAATGACGTTGCTAATGCAATCTACGATGGAACAGATGCAGTTATGCTTTCTGGTGAAACAGCTGCTGGGGATTACCCATTAGAAGCGGTTCAAACAATGGCTCGTATCGCAGTTCGTACAGAAGAAGCGTTGATCAATCAAGATTCTTTTGCACTAAAACTTTACAGCAAAACAGATATGACAGAAGCAATTGGCCAATCTGTTGGTCATACTGCGCGTAATTTAGGAATCCAAACAATCGTTGCTGCGACTGAATCAGGTCACACTGCCCGTATGATTTCTAAATATCGTCCAAAATCTCACATTGTGGCTATCACATTCTCAGAACAAAAAGCTCGTAGCTTGTCATTATCTTGGGGTGTTTATGCAACTGTTGCTGAAAAACCAGCAAGTACAGATGAAATGTTCAACTTAGCGACTCATACCGCTCAAGAAGAAGGTTTCGCAAGCGAAGGCGATTTGATCATTATCACTGCTGGTGTACCAGTTGGTGAAAAAGGAACAACAAACTTAATGAAGATCCAAATGATTGGATCAAAATTAGTTCAAGGTCAAGGAATTGGCGAAGCCTCAGTGATTGCCAAGGCAGTTGTTGCAAATACGGCTGAAGAAGCAGTAGCAAATGCAACAGAAGGATCTATCTTGGTTGTTAAGACAACAGACAAAGATTACATGCCTGCAATCGACAAAGCAATTGCTTTAGTTGTTGAAGAAGGTGGATTGACTTCACATGCAGCAGTTGTTGCAATTGCGAAGGATATTCCAGTAATCGTTGGTGCGGCAGATGCAACTAACTTGATTGCTAATGATGAATTGATCACTGTTGATCCTCGTCGTGGTATTGTATACCGCGGAGCTACAACAGCTATCTAA
- the pfkA gene encoding 6-phosphofructokinase, which yields MKRIGILTSGGDAPGMNAAIRAVVRKGIFDGIEVYGINYGFAGLVAGDIRRLDIADVGDKIQRGGTFLYSARYPEFATEEGQLKGIEQLKKFGIEGLVVIGGDGSYHGAMALTKRGFPAVGIPGTIDNDIPGTDFTIGFDTAINTVLESIDRIRDTATSHVRTFVIEVMGRGAGDIALWSGVAGGADEIIIPEHDFDMSKVAKRIREGRDRGKKHCLIILAEGVMGGNEFADKLSEHGDFHTRVSILGHVVRGGSPSARDRVLASKFGSYAVELLKAGKGGQCIGMLDNEVVSADIVDTLENHKHKPDLSLYDLNQEISF from the coding sequence ATGAAACGTATCGGTATTTTAACCAGTGGGGGAGACGCCCCAGGAATGAACGCTGCAATTCGTGCAGTGGTACGTAAAGGGATTTTTGACGGAATCGAAGTTTATGGGATTAACTACGGTTTTGCAGGATTGGTAGCTGGAGACATTCGCCGCTTGGATATCGCTGATGTTGGCGATAAAATCCAACGTGGAGGAACATTCTTGTATTCTGCACGTTATCCTGAATTTGCAACTGAAGAAGGACAATTAAAAGGGATCGAGCAATTAAAAAAATTCGGCATCGAAGGCTTAGTTGTTATCGGTGGAGATGGTTCTTATCATGGTGCAATGGCGTTAACAAAACGCGGATTTCCAGCAGTTGGTATTCCAGGGACGATCGATAATGATATTCCGGGAACTGATTTTACAATTGGTTTTGATACTGCGATTAATACAGTTTTAGAATCGATTGACCGTATTCGCGATACAGCAACATCCCATGTGCGTACATTCGTTATTGAGGTGATGGGACGTGGCGCAGGCGATATCGCTCTTTGGTCAGGTGTTGCAGGTGGAGCAGATGAAATCATCATCCCAGAGCATGATTTTGATATGTCTAAAGTAGCAAAACGTATCAGAGAAGGCCGTGATCGCGGGAAGAAACATTGTTTAATCATCTTAGCAGAAGGCGTTATGGGCGGCAATGAATTTGCTGATAAACTTTCTGAACATGGTGATTTCCATACACGTGTCTCTATCTTAGGACACGTAGTCCGTGGAGGTTCGCCTAGTGCTCGTGACCGTGTACTTGCTAGCAAATTCGGTTCATATGCGGTCGAATTATTGAAAGCAGGAAAAGGCGGTCAATGCATCGGTATGCTGGATAACGAAGTTGTATCAGCAGATATCGTAGATACACTGGAAAACCACAAACATAAACCGGACTTATCACTTTATGATTTAAATCAAGAGATTTCTTTTTAA
- the dnaE gene encoding DNA polymerase III subunit alpha: MPFPQLYTITSYSLLSSTIRIQELVQQAKKLGYTSLAITDINVMHGAIEFFEACQKEGIKPIIGLALDYTPEKAEHTAQLLLYAKDLQGYQNLMRISSAKMTSENLFSLKEIKEHLSHLFAVMPSDKGEVGFALKRSKDEALERLAQLTRLFDSSSFFTGASFTCNPETDPELFQFYDEINQPIIALQETRYLHREDGFALKVLKHIDEGQQMSLNLKEPEIEGPYFLRGEKEASQQLCALTNEQALRNAEQLAALCILDIPLHQRLLPHYPLPENREAGEFLRELCMQKLLERIPNASAEYEERLTKELDIIHTMGFDDYFLIVWDVMAFAHERKIVTGAGRGSAAGSLVSYVLSITDVDPIKYELLFERFLNPERHSMPDIDLDIPDNRREEVLLYVREKYGHYHMAQIATFGTMAAKMVLRDVARVFGLSQSESNRWSSAVPNTLKVTLKTAFAESKKLVELAESSDTNRLLFDTAKRLEGLPRHVSTHAAGVVISDTDLLQLVPLQPGSNDIFLTQFTMNDVEKIGLLKMDFLGLRNLSIIDNTIKSVKRAYKEEIRLNQIPLDDDMTLALFRRGETSGVFQFESAGIRNVLRKLGPTNIEDIAAVNALYRPGPMQNIDLFIRRKKGIEPIDYPDPTLEPILKNTYGVIVYQEQIIQVASSMAGFSLGQADILRRAVSKKKKDVLDEERKHFVEGAMQQGHSESVATVVYDYIERFANYGFNRSHAFAYSFIGFQMAYLKVHYPGAFYAAILHSVRHNPTKIKEYIGEARKNKMQILQPSINTSQYSFYLNKDHQIMFGFSSLKGIRRDFIQNILDERKERGPFSSFNQFLLRIDRKWLKAENIQPLIAIGAFDELQPNRRQLAVSLESEIQNIIYSGGSMNLLEETLKLKEVEVSDYSLEEKLEQEEQYLGVYLSGHPTEEFKKTRLAKQVMLVSDVVENQTARLLIYIKETRVIRTKKGEQMAFVEGDDLTGSLSLTLFPTVFRTLRQNVEKAQVYYVEGKIEKSNYNQELQLLVNRIEKASDIEKSISATTCYLKITKENDGKDVLQKIREVIQQHLGQIPVILYFEENGKKLVLGEENWLTDSEDVKQQLITILGSQNVVFK; encoded by the coding sequence GTGCCGTTTCCACAATTATATACAATTACTTCTTATTCCTTACTTTCTAGTACTATTCGGATTCAAGAGCTAGTTCAGCAAGCAAAAAAGCTAGGTTATACAAGCTTAGCGATAACAGACATCAATGTGATGCATGGGGCAATTGAATTTTTTGAAGCATGCCAAAAAGAGGGGATCAAGCCAATTATCGGATTGGCGTTGGATTATACACCAGAAAAAGCAGAGCACACCGCGCAACTACTTTTATATGCAAAAGACTTGCAGGGCTACCAAAATTTAATGAGAATTTCTAGTGCAAAAATGACTAGTGAAAATCTTTTTTCCCTAAAAGAAATCAAAGAGCACTTGTCTCATTTATTTGCGGTCATGCCTTCTGACAAAGGTGAAGTTGGGTTTGCTTTGAAAAGAAGTAAGGATGAAGCGCTCGAAAGGTTAGCACAACTTACTCGTTTATTTGATTCGTCCTCATTTTTTACAGGAGCTTCTTTCACATGTAATCCAGAGACAGATCCAGAGCTTTTTCAGTTTTATGATGAAATAAATCAACCAATAATTGCGCTACAAGAAACCCGTTATTTACACCGCGAAGATGGGTTTGCACTTAAGGTATTAAAGCATATTGATGAAGGTCAGCAGATGAGCTTGAATCTAAAAGAACCTGAAATTGAAGGGCCTTATTTTTTGAGAGGTGAAAAGGAAGCAAGTCAACAATTATGTGCACTGACAAATGAGCAAGCACTCCGAAATGCAGAACAATTAGCAGCATTATGCATTCTTGATATACCGTTGCATCAGCGTTTATTGCCTCATTATCCACTGCCTGAAAATAGAGAAGCAGGAGAATTTTTAAGAGAACTCTGCATGCAAAAATTACTTGAGCGTATCCCCAATGCTTCTGCTGAATATGAAGAACGTCTGACCAAAGAATTAGATATTATTCATACAATGGGATTTGATGATTATTTTCTCATCGTTTGGGATGTTATGGCCTTTGCACATGAAAGAAAAATCGTCACAGGAGCAGGGCGTGGGTCTGCCGCAGGTTCATTAGTTTCTTATGTATTATCGATTACCGATGTCGATCCAATAAAATATGAGTTACTCTTTGAACGTTTCTTAAATCCTGAAAGACATTCTATGCCAGATATTGATTTAGACATTCCAGATAATCGTCGTGAGGAAGTATTGCTTTATGTTCGGGAAAAATACGGACATTATCATATGGCTCAAATTGCTACATTTGGTACAATGGCGGCAAAAATGGTTTTAAGGGATGTTGCCCGTGTTTTTGGATTGTCTCAAAGCGAGTCAAATCGATGGTCAAGTGCTGTTCCTAATACGTTAAAAGTAACATTAAAAACAGCTTTTGCAGAATCTAAGAAATTAGTCGAGTTAGCAGAATCATCAGATACAAATCGCTTACTTTTTGATACGGCAAAACGCTTGGAAGGACTTCCTAGACATGTATCAACACATGCGGCGGGTGTCGTCATTAGTGATACTGATTTATTACAGCTTGTACCTTTGCAACCAGGTTCAAACGATATTTTTCTGACTCAATTCACTATGAATGATGTTGAAAAAATTGGTTTGCTGAAAATGGATTTTTTAGGGTTAAGAAATTTATCGATTATCGATAATACAATAAAATCAGTCAAAAGAGCCTACAAGGAAGAAATTAGGTTAAATCAAATTCCTTTGGATGATGACATGACACTAGCATTATTTAGACGGGGAGAAACTAGCGGTGTGTTTCAATTTGAGTCGGCAGGTATCCGAAATGTTTTACGAAAACTAGGGCCGACTAATATTGAAGATATTGCAGCGGTTAATGCGCTATATCGTCCGGGTCCAATGCAAAATATCGACTTATTTATTCGTAGGAAAAAAGGCATAGAACCGATTGATTATCCCGATCCAACATTAGAACCAATTTTGAAAAATACCTATGGGGTAATTGTCTATCAAGAACAAATTATTCAGGTAGCATCGTCTATGGCTGGCTTTAGTTTAGGTCAGGCAGACATTTTGAGAAGAGCTGTCAGCAAAAAGAAAAAAGACGTGTTGGATGAAGAGAGAAAACATTTTGTCGAAGGTGCGATGCAACAAGGGCATAGTGAATCTGTGGCAACTGTCGTGTATGATTATATTGAGCGTTTTGCAAATTATGGTTTCAATCGATCCCATGCATTTGCCTACTCATTTATAGGTTTCCAAATGGCGTATTTAAAGGTTCATTATCCTGGTGCATTTTATGCTGCAATTCTTCATTCAGTTAGACATAATCCGACGAAAATAAAGGAATACATTGGAGAAGCCCGTAAAAATAAGATGCAGATTTTACAACCATCCATTAATACCAGTCAATACAGTTTTTATTTAAACAAGGATCATCAAATCATGTTCGGTTTCAGTTCTTTAAAAGGAATTCGTAGAGACTTTATTCAAAATATTTTAGATGAACGAAAAGAGCGAGGGCCATTTTCATCCTTTAATCAATTTTTACTGCGGATCGATCGCAAATGGCTAAAAGCTGAAAATATTCAGCCCCTAATCGCTATTGGTGCTTTTGATGAGCTACAACCTAATCGACGACAACTTGCGGTTAGTCTAGAGAGTGAAATCCAAAATATTATCTATAGCGGTGGCAGTATGAATCTCTTAGAAGAGACGTTGAAGCTCAAAGAAGTGGAAGTGTCAGATTACTCTTTAGAAGAAAAGTTAGAACAAGAAGAACAGTATTTAGGCGTCTATCTTTCTGGACATCCCACGGAAGAATTTAAAAAAACACGTTTAGCCAAACAAGTGATGCTAGTAAGTGATGTGGTGGAAAATCAGACAGCTCGTTTGTTAATCTATATAAAAGAAACTCGTGTGATACGAACAAAAAAAGGCGAACAAATGGCTTTCGTTGAAGGGGATGACCTAACAGGCTCCTTATCTTTGACGCTGTTTCCCACCGTTTTTAGAACGCTTCGACAGAATGTAGAAAAAGCTCAAGTCTACTATGTCGAAGGCAAAATAGAAAAAAGCAACTATAATCAGGAACTACAATTGTTGGTTAATCGTATTGAAAAAGCAAGTGATATTGAAAAAAGTATTAGTGCAACAACCTGTTACTTAAAAATTACAAAAGAAAACGATGGAAAAGACGTATTACAAAAGATACGTGAAGTGATTCAACAGCACTTAGGACAAATACCTGTGATTCTTTATTTTGAGGAAAACGGCAAAAAATTAGTCTTAGGAGAAGAAAACTGGCTCACAGATTCAGAAGATGTAAAGCAGCAATTAATCACGATTTTAGGCAGTCAAAATGTTGTTTTCAAATGA